Proteins encoded in a region of the Tachyglossus aculeatus isolate mTacAcu1 chromosome 12 unlocalized genomic scaffold, mTacAcu1.pri SUPER_6_unloc_3, whole genome shotgun sequence genome:
- the LOC119921575 gene encoding LOW QUALITY PROTEIN: olfactory receptor 9K2-like (The sequence of the model RefSeq protein was modified relative to this genomic sequence to represent the inferred CDS: inserted 2 bases in 1 codon), translating into MGSEGEANWMXNYFIFVGFRVSPELQIFLFPVFLVAYCLVLVGNVGMIAMIQGDLWLHTPMYFFFQNLSFIDLSYISAIARKTLTSFWDQRKFISFAGCASQSFLFTTSIVTEGFVLAAMAYDRLVTISSPLLYSACMSRSLCIRIVVGSYACGCINSILQSTLTFSVSFCASRVIEHFYCDVQPLQRITCSDTSVQEAMSFVTAAVIIPPTVLVILGSYICIGPAILKIHSSEGRKKAVSTCGSHLGVVSLLYGTVSFVYLTPLSSPECRKVAAMCYTLIIPMLNPVIYSLRNKDVKEALRRIFAKIMTLIMEVFPD; encoded by the exons ATGGGCAGTGAAGGAGAAGCCAACTGGAT AAACTACTTCATCTTCGTTGGCTTTAGGGTCAGCCCAGAACTCCAGATCTTCCTCTTCCCTGTGTTCCTAGTGGCCTACTGTCTTGTGCTGGTTGGCAACGTTGGCATGATAGCCATGATCCAAGGGGACCTCTGGCTCCATACTCCTATGTACTTCTTCTTTCAGAACCTGTCTTTCATTGACCTCTCTTACATCTCTGCCATCGCCCGTAAGACACTGACTAGCTTCTGGGACCAGCGTAAGTTCATTTCCTTTGCGGGCTGTGCTTCCCAGTCCTTCCTGTTTACTACCTCCATTGTGACCGAGGGCTTCGTCCTGGCGGCCATGGCCTACGACAGACTGGTCACTATCAGCTCACCACTCCTCTACTCCGCCTGCATGTCTCGGTCCCTCTGCATCCGGATAGTGGTTGGCTCGTATGCCTGTGGCTGTATCAACTCCATTCTCCAGTCTACCTTGACATTCTCTGTGAGTTTCTGTGCCTCACGGGTCATTGAACACTTCTACTGCGATGTCCAGCCGCTCCAACGGATCACATGTTCTGACACCTCCGTCCAGGAGGCCATGTCCTTTGTCACGGCCGCGGTCATCATCCCACCCACCGTCCTGGTTATCCTGGGCTCTTACATCTGCATTGGCCCTGCCATCCTGAAGATCCACTCCTCTGAGGGGCGCAAGAAGGCTGTCTCCACCTGCGGCTCCCATCTGGGAGTCGTGAGCCTCCTCTATGGAACCGTGTCTTTCGTTTACCTCACCCCACTTTCATCCCCTGAGTGTCGCAAGGTGGCTGCCATGTGCTACACCCTCATCATCCCCATGTTGAACCCCGTGATATATTccctgaggaacaaagatgtcAAGGAGGCCCTGAGAAGGATCTTTGCAAAGATAATgacattaattatg gaggtcttccctgattag